ATCTTacccattcatttttaatgaccaGTCATTTCTGACCAGGAAGACAAGGGTGTACATAAgttcaataaaacatcaaaaattcaaataaaagtCTCAAAattcactttgtgtgttcagatgcCATGTGTGAACAAAGTCAAGGAATCTTATGACAAACAGGCGAAATAATTACATAATTTAGAGAAACTGTCATTCAGTCAGATTTGACCACGAagacaacaggagggttaattaaaggtgttcagtgtgtttgttggtgaaATGAAGTCCTCCCTGTACTGACATGTCTGAtccagtgaataatgtccaggtagagacatgctgtcttcactcagagacTAAAGAAGCTTCAGACTGTCAAACTGCTTCAAACACACGTCCAacgacagcacagaagatctgaaCCATCAGACAGTTTGAAGATCAGAGTCCCTGATTCAGGATCAGACCACATGAGAAACATggtctcagtctgtccttcaggtcctgactgatgctgctgaataacggacagaaaagagtttctgcacaacatgatgatgtcacagagaagctgacctttgacctttgacctccaaaCTCTAACCCAGGGTGAACGTTTAGGTTGAACATGAACTCCCTCAGGGTGTTGTTGAGAcacgatgatgacgatgaagatgaaaacaaaacatctccTCATGAGGTCTGAGCTGATGGACACGAAagcacctgtctcacctgtctcacctgtctgctcctctgcagggACCTCCTCTTTGTGCAGTTTGGCCTCCAGAGACTCCGTACAGAACCTGAAACCATGCTCTGCAAGCTCCGCCctcaagcacgcacacacacacacagccaatgaggtgctgaggtcagaggtcagacacacaaacaggtaatTCTCACTCTTACCTGTTCATTTCGGCGTAGATGGTGGCGAGTTTCAGAGACATCTCGATGACAGCGTTGTcgtcctggaaaaaaaaaacaggaagtcagtgaagacagaagcagctgactgagcgcgcgcgcgcgcgcgcgcgcgcacacacacacacacacacacacacacacacacacacacacactgacctgtgGTAGTCCTCCTGCCAGCATGAAGCTCATTGCTGCTTTGAAGAGTTTTTCTGCCTGAGACGATGAAGAgaaacaatgatgatgatgatgatgaaggctgCAGTGGCTTCGCACTGTCTCACTGCTGTTGCCATAGTGACACAGACCAGGTGATTATGTCAGAATCCTTACAAactgagctgtgattggacgGTACTCACATTATCCAGCTGACCCTGAACATAGGCCAGATTCGCcatctgaggaaacacacagctagaggtcagaggttatacagctgcagaggtcagaggtcacagctagaggtcagaggtcacacagctgcagaggtcagaggtcacagctagaggtcagaggtcacacagctgcagaggtcagaggtcacagctagaggtcagaggtcacacagctgcagtggtcagaggtcacggctgcagaggtcagaggtcacagtgagCAGGTGCTTACCAGGCTGTAGGTGTAGATGATGGCCTGGTTGTTGTGGGTCTGATGAGCGAGAGCGACGGCCTGATGGAGGAAACCAGAGGCGGCCTGCAGCTGCCCCCGAAACATACTGAGCTGAGAGGACAGGACACATTACTACTgcagtactactactactactacaactactactactaccaccaccactactaatactactactactactactgtgaCTACCAGGGCCACTGACACCGGGGGAACAGGCTTTCCAAACGTCTGCAGAGACTCGTCCTACCTTTGCTTTCTTCAGCAGCAGGATCATCTCGTCCTCTTTCCTCTGGACTTCATCTCGCTGGTCttcatcagagctgctgaacagagagaaagctgctgacacacacacacacacacacacacacacacacacacacacacagacacacacaaaaacacacacacacagacagacagacacacacacacacagacagacacacacacagacacacacacacacacacacacacacacacacacacacagacggacacgcgtgtacacacacacacacacacacacacacacacacacacacacacacacacagtggttaCTGGGAGCCAAATTAGTGTAAAATCGGTTGAtttctgaatggagtttggtgtaCAGGAGAAGGAAGTTTCGTGTGACCGACCGTACCGACTGCCACCCACaacactcctcctcttcctcctcctccactctgtgtGCTCGGGAGGTTTCTGCTGATGGACTCCTGTCTGCTCACTTTTACCCAGCAGGCCGAGCGCCTCTCCTCCACacagtgtgatgtcacagcgCCACCAGTGTGCTTCCTTATGGTTTTATATaaccacacaaaaacaaagacaacaggacaACGAGTCCCTGAGGTGAGACAATTTAACACAGCATCAGTCTGATGATGAAGAGCGCTGCTGTGAGTCCACAGGTTTCACCAATCATTTGGTACTTTTCCTGCTGTCACGTGAGGTTTCACCTCACCAAAGCCCATTAAAAAAACCTAAATGTGACGAAACGACCTTAAAGTCAAACTTAATGTGAGGACGATTAACGTTTGTCAGTTCAGCAACAAAGAGCCGCCAAGAGCCCGATGTCCTGCACACcagctccacctgtctgtctgcacctgtctgtctgcaccgGTCTGTCTGCACCggtctctgtctccacctgtaCCGGTCCCTCAGTACCTGTCCCTGTGAAGCTGCCTCTGTGAGCCTGTGAGCCTGTGAGCTCGGCCGGTCACCTGCACCTGCTGTCCAGGTGAGTCCGACACAAACTGACCTTCCAGCTGAGATCCGTCTCACGTTTCCTCCTAAACTCGCGAACCTGCTCAGAGTCTGTTTGAGGACAGCGCGGGTGACACAGGCGGTCGCCATGCTTTCTGATTACATAATGAGCGGAAGTGACGATCCCATTCCACAccttcaaaatgaaagcagcgGAAGTAAAAACATGATTTCGTTGTAATCTAGAGGTGTAGTTTACGGAGTTTAGTAACAAAGCCTTTGAGACTGACTTTGACTCCAGTCCtcacactgtttgtttacattaaaacacaccGATCGTCACAGTGagcagaacaaatgaaaatgattgacatgaagcttttatttcatttcatacacTCAGTTATGTTTTAATTCAACCATTTATATGGACTTAATCtaatttcagatttattttgagTCTTATTGAATCTCTTGTTGAAGCTGTACCTGTTCAGTAAATAAGatgttaaagacagaaaaagtatGTCACTACAGTGGAATAAAAACTGCTCATTTACAGCTCTAATTAGTTCTAATTAAGGACAATTCTGGTAGACAAGAAGTCTAACGTGAAAAAATCccatttgacatttaaaaatgaaattaaaagtcCAACCAAAGTGAAGTTTAgctcaaaataaaagaaagtgtcGTTCACGAGGTGAAAGTTCATTAA
The Chaetodon auriga isolate fChaAug3 chromosome 12, fChaAug3.hap1, whole genome shotgun sequence genome window above contains:
- the ttc19 gene encoding tetratricopeptide repeat protein 19, mitochondrial isoform X5, which translates into the protein MATACVTRAVLKQTLSRFASLGGNVRRISAGRKHTGGAVTSHCVEERRSACWVKVSRQESISRNLPSTQSGGGGRGGVLWVAVAAFSLFSSSDEDQRDEVQRKEDEMILLLKKAKLSMFRGQLQAASGFLHQAVALAHQTHNNQAIIYTYSLMANLAYVQGQLDNAEKLFKAAMSFMLAGGLPQDDNAVIEMSLKLATIYAEMNRAELAEHGFRFCTESLEAKLHKEEVPAEEQTGETEEQEALRKETRLLLGLCLDSRARYRASTLHLNEARQDYESALNICRQEQGDTHPQGLHDDALVLIQQAVDLSRSTGHPDQHVLLGNLAGILLHKGQLEDSVRLYQEALSLAQRAGDQEAVNKIREGLKEVKNKRDQDRKEEEEGARK
- the ttc19 gene encoding tetratricopeptide repeat protein 19, mitochondrial isoform X2, translating into MATACVTRAVLKQTLSRFASLGGNVRRISAGRKHTGGAVTSHCVEERRSACWVKVSRQESISRNLPSTQSGGGGRGGVLWVAVAFSLFSSSDEDQRDEVQRKEDEMILLLKKAKLSMFRGQLQAASGFLHQAVALAHQTHNNQAIIYTYSLMANLAYVQGQLDNAEKLFKAAMSFMLAGGLPQDDNAVIEMSLKLATIYAEMNRAELAEHGFRFCTESLEAKLHKEEVPAEEQTGETEEQEALRKETRLLLGLCLDSRARYRASTLHLNEARQDYESALNICRQEQGDTHPQTLVLMSDLATLLDLQGLHDDALVLIQQAVDLSRSTGHPDQHVLLGNLAGILLHKGQLEDSVRLYQEALSLAQRAGDQEAVNKIREGLKEVKNKRDQDRKEEEEGARK
- the ttc19 gene encoding tetratricopeptide repeat protein 19, mitochondrial isoform X1, which encodes MATACVTRAVLKQTLSRFASLGGNVRRISAGRKHTGGAVTSHCVEERRSACWVKVSRQESISRNLPSTQSGGGGRGGVLWVAVAAFSLFSSSDEDQRDEVQRKEDEMILLLKKAKLSMFRGQLQAASGFLHQAVALAHQTHNNQAIIYTYSLMANLAYVQGQLDNAEKLFKAAMSFMLAGGLPQDDNAVIEMSLKLATIYAEMNRAELAEHGFRFCTESLEAKLHKEEVPAEEQTGETEEQEALRKETRLLLGLCLDSRARYRASTLHLNEARQDYESALNICRQEQGDTHPQTLVLMSDLATLLDLQGLHDDALVLIQQAVDLSRSTGHPDQHVLLGNLAGILLHKGQLEDSVRLYQEALSLAQRAGDQEAVNKIREGLKEVKNKRDQDRKEEEEGARK
- the ttc19 gene encoding tetratricopeptide repeat protein 19, mitochondrial isoform X4 is translated as MATACVTRAVLKQTLSRFASLGGNVRRISAGRKHTGGAVTSHCVEERRSACWVKVSRQESISRNLPSTQSGGGGRGGVLWVAVAFSLFSSSDEDQRDEVQRKEDEMILLLKKAKLSMFRGQLQAASGFLHQAVALAHQTHNNQAIIYTYSLMANLAYVQGQLDNAEKLFKAAMSFMLAGGLPQDDNAVIEMSLKLATIYAEMNRAELAEHGFRFCTESLEAKLHKEEVPAEEQTEEQEALRKETRLLLGLCLDSRARYRASTLHLNEARQDYESALNICRQEQGDTHPQTLVLMSDLATLLDLQGLHDDALVLIQQAVDLSRSTGHPDQHVLLGNLAGILLHKGQLEDSVRLYQEALSLAQRAGDQEAVNKIREGLKEVKNKRDQDRKEEEEGARK
- the ttc19 gene encoding tetratricopeptide repeat protein 19, mitochondrial isoform X3; the protein is MATACVTRAVLKQTLSRFASLGGNVRRISAGRKHTGGAVTSHCVEERRSACWVKVSRQESISRNLPSTQSGGGGRGGVLWVAVAAFSLFSSSDEDQRDEVQRKEDEMILLLKKAKLSMFRGQLQAASGFLHQAVALAHQTHNNQAIIYTYSLMANLAYVQGQLDNAEKLFKAAMSFMLAGGLPQDDNAVIEMSLKLATIYAEMNRAELAEHGFRFCTESLEAKLHKEEVPAEEQTEEQEALRKETRLLLGLCLDSRARYRASTLHLNEARQDYESALNICRQEQGDTHPQTLVLMSDLATLLDLQGLHDDALVLIQQAVDLSRSTGHPDQHVLLGNLAGILLHKGQLEDSVRLYQEALSLAQRAGDQEAVNKIREGLKEVKNKRDQDRKEEEEGARK